One window of Triticum dicoccoides isolate Atlit2015 ecotype Zavitan chromosome 5A, WEW_v2.0, whole genome shotgun sequence genomic DNA carries:
- the LOC119302336 gene encoding uncharacterized protein LOC119302336 isoform X2 — protein MDFAAMKRRELQALCKEHGLKANGSNADLVARLAAKLSISGGAEEDAVGVVVGKGCLKRSFGGASGGDSDAAKKVTFVLEEEEEAEVGGRRLLLSPVVARTRGRPRAAEALSRAQESGGERWRTRSQVGCDSADETDAGQAGADVVTRRHRRNAANLGAGDVVERVAGAVGRKTSAKAEQQELDAGEAVGRKHQLKRKTSENDADNVDVSVQVGVSCRSTRSSAVQSEPAAAPSPVVHNKRGRKKAGDLKEQDRVKEQPTEIQHVGRTLRSGLVVAGPPLPTVSENKRSRSKVPEGETAVEKVAEVEISGRTTRSSSVPAAATSPIVVAKKRRKTKNVNSDEGQHTVPDVSNDAPVTRVLRNRAIQTIGSTDLKVARPTMLNAAKDGVEDGVAKQDGHVASKKRKMSNRRATVATDGGEIPFSDSSGKASAMDMHVDLPGPVRRSMRKSVVPSFLEHETKGMHGDVEMKETVTKPVGGSTWRSVAPVILEKESKGLTKPVESKETVTKPVGRSTRRSVATVILEKECKGLPKEMIPQVHVKRQTKKSLVPAMTEKGTKSIVTDMIPEARAGRSMRQPALAIVNSKKNDHCEAAISEKCSSAKSEDLEKQQTVKQPVRQLTRKSFVPAVLEKDRKAVPAEMNPDAQFNNENGDHTKMKCAKGGHLEKQLVVKEPSRRSTHKSVAPHVIEKEIKGLQEESKSEVPVSTSVRKLSCPNAVDKESKDHREIVPHAIEKDIKGSQEESKSDVPVRTSVRKPAGPNAVDKEIKDHSEIVRREESSVRTRSAQTKLQRSVQNDASLRQTRHRSSKLAISPLPSKPTASKGRPAKRSRTASLEEVMPAEEQKEDQIAYGSHTSDMIDVASSANSLESGVLPSPAEKSDLRDAQLNTQLEGTVVESSISHGKDGSNILEFELESTVVGTTEKPPSDLAIPDCTHVGALSEEALDSIENAAARCSPVLEQSPTGLQFLFSQGNIEEPDTHNTSPFFKNVMEESDVHKVERQVETVVSLKPCSYQGSDEYSIRVEESGGLMFSSQQNNEQEGFSVSTLRKDWVASVQLDSSEDVHHTVRDITRKDVICNEEEKTDFIPSDINAPHEKSHADKPAEHVSGVSGALFCISQSTTVVDEVNSDSSLLESVDALDNQIASSNTEGLQQDNIEECNLHNARVTEDIHASVMFEAAQVAVPESGKMLQPDVETLVLPDEQLKHKLEGDDHEVQSFSRGEDESPKQSTSCEDQSFLGSGICQTVSRRYTDVVCVKDHKDDCNQHSEGQLTLGNLESDMSEPALDERSESGMSVLRAEETSPFPDEQLNTKLEGNTEQSLICDKDSSNVSLTEFLGNNHLSSLKDPTMDPCHDQELPNDMPAPKSPEESAVFLDDKVSGSVQNLRCDKDGSIVSDTGSLGNKNLSSMKDPSMDPCHVQELPCGPSMDPCHDQELPGDMPAPKSPDEFAVSMDERVSGSVGICQISASIGKGNHIAMDPHHTVKQVDNLNQSAAALLRNMENTPCKPDALEPSSDHLFVIDPSTPMEPLLTEAGLKVGSPDKKLPMEQVQQDDLQVQEGTVEKTPECKHECVSPDKAGPHSLKNEGYPSSIEQSLFDQQSLSSQEDVQVQEDTLEKTALGSTTPECKDEYGFPDEADPHSLKNKRGSLIVEQSPCSLPTLFTQESVEERSECVVLSSARVQAENGVCESNPGSDHDTSADFRAVSKSEDCLDTSQQDNENEGLSEASHEQDDFHVQEGTVEKTTLGSDLPECKHEFGLPAEAEPHSLMNQRSSIEQSAFGPQSLILKEEGQGTVEKKAVDSATPECKHECVSPDKAGPHSLKNERYPASIAQSSFDLQPFSLQDDVQVHEGTLEKTALGSATPECKDEYGFPDEADPHSLKNERGSLGVEQPLSLPAFFSQESIEEPSECIALSSASVQAETGVNESKPGLDHDTSVDFSTVSKSEDCLVTSQQDNENEELMKASHQQEQVATGQLDLEAASIMEDVDSEEVAYDEENKKPVHPTDINSSCQKINVSGPVEHASGLGDALLSPSLIACTDDSDVHLSSNPCLFESTDFPNEIDWSNTEALQQGLKKQQCDELKEYQVPFGAGNDMIEAGTKDIDSGVPPLRAEETSNMRDEQLNTKLPRTEVVEFGLSCDKGSNNYIDTESVLNSVCTNIPSDFSLPTDCSTDDYQQMELFEGPAEQKSPKDASVCWEDSDPRAVSATIEKPSPSFDLAIPDFKHEGALSVEAVYSMKNDTESCSRDHRRSSIGLHHLFSQESFKGPDVHDDLVLPSTEDEDDSNTRHAEKMVSSEPDSHQGSPVDLSIVEEIKGLFSSERDDEQGFLSSGHKTGCIGSARLDSSEDCNLVKRDINTEVICKEEEKQELVPSSDTRTLHETSITDEPDEQKITLLQAAETSASADKQLSSELEEDEFKEHNFSSEETIGIFGVGSVKGNLFHLHEDSHTNPIQGKELPDNLSAPKSPEQSTFGQAESLLGSGICQAVVQRSTEEINTKLQHERKEECKTSSLPDEQFGPELKCDEFEEPDRSYDEDASYLFGSGSLKNNVPNLGHKEEYYEHSDDPAILSGGMPKPSPIRESESGVALQPAEETPALTNEHLNFEMEELGLCISDMSDTGLMENNNLSCLSKDTYMETWNEDEISIGTPAAKSPGESAVCPDDRVPGSVGICQTSGRRRIDEISTKLLSFKISSAVKGNYIAMDSADDPKQGDNLSPAALPGNWENVHAAKADNPAKQNSDCSVAMDSSS, from the exons ATGGATTTTGCGGCGATGAAGCGGCGGGAACTGCAGGCGCTCTGCAAGGAGCACGGCCTCAAGGCCAACGGATCCAACGCCGACCTGGTCGCCCGCCTCGCCGCCAAGCTCTCG ATTTCTGGCGGTGCGGAGGAGGATGCGGTCGGCGTCGTTGTGGGGAAGGGGTGTTTGAAGCGATCGTTCGGCGGCGCTAGCGGTGGGGATTCGGATGCGGCCAAGAAGGTGACGTTTGTgttggaggaagaggaggaggcggaggtgggtgGCAGACGCCTCTTGTTGTCGCCTGTTGTTGCCAGGACGAGGGGTAGGCCGAGGGCCGCGGAGGCTCTCTCTCGCGCCCAAGAAAGTGGAGGGGAGCGTTGGAGAACGCGTTCCCAAGTTGGTTGTGATTCTGCTGACGAAACTGATGCTGGACAGGCAGGTGCAGATGTTGTGACGAGGCGACACAGGAGGAATGCGGCGAATTTGGGTGCAGGTGATGTGGTTGAGAGGGTAGCTGGAGCTGTAGGCCGGAAAACCTCTGCCAAAGCTGAGCAACAAGAGCTGGACGCTGGAGAAGCAGTTGGTAGGAAGCATCAGCTGAAGCGGAAGACCAGCGAGAATGACGCTGACAATGTAGATGTCAGTGTGCAAGTTGGAGTTTCTTGTAGAAGCACAAGGTCTAGTGCTGTTCAGTCTGAGCCTGCTGCCGCACCGTCTCCTGTTGTTCACAACAaaagagggaggaagaaggcggGAGATCTGAAGGAACAAGATCGTGTCAAGGAGCAACCTACTGAAATTCAACATGTTGGTAGAACTCTAAGATCTGGATTGGTGGTGGCCGGCCCACCGTTGCCTACTGTTTCTGAAAATAAGAGAAGTAGGTCAAAGGTGCCGGAAGGCGAAACTGCTGTGGAGAAGGTTGCCGAGGTGGAAATATCTGGTAGGACTACAAGATCAAGCTCAGTACCAGCTGCTGCGACGTCACCCATTGTCGTtgcgaagaagaggagaaaaaccaAGAATGTCAACTCGGATGAAGGGCAACATACGGTTCCAGATGTATCAAATGATGCTCCAGTTACAAGGGTCTTGAGGAATAGAGCTATTCAGACAATTGGCAGTACTGACTTGAAGGTAGCTCGCCCAACCATGCTCAATGCCGCCAAAGACGGCGTAGAAGATGGTGTGGCTAAGCAAGATGGGCATGTGGCGTCCAAAAAGAGGAAAATGTCGAATCGCAGGGCTACAGTAGCCACAGATGGCGGTGAAATCCCATTTTCTGATAGCAGTGGTAAGGCTTCTGCTATGGACATGCATGTAGACCTACCTGGGCCTGTGAGAAGATCGATGCGGAAATCTGTTGTTCCATCGTTTCTTGAGCACGAAACCAAAGGTATGCATGGAGATGTGGAGATGAAAGAAACAGTGACAAAACCTGTTGGGGGATCAACCTGGCGATCTGTTGCCCCAGTTATACTCGAGAAAGAGTCCAAGGGTCTCACAAAACCTGTGGAGAGCAAAGAAACAGTGACAAAACCTGTTGGGCGATCAACCCGGCGATCTGTTGCCACAGTTATACTTGAGAAAGAGTGCAAGGGTCTCCCAAAAGAAATGATTCCTCAAGTGCATGTTAAGCGACAAACAAAGAAATCTCTTGTCCCGGCTATGACTGAGAAAGGAACAAAGAGCATCGTTACAGACATGATTCCAGAAGCACGTGCTGGAAGGTCAATGCGACAACCTGCTCTTGCTATTGTTAATAGTAAGAAGAATGATCACTGTGAAGCAGCCATCAGTGAGAAGTGTTCAAGTGCTAAGAGTGAAGACTTGGAGAAGCAACAAACAGTCAAGCAACCTGTTAGACAGTTAACACGGAAATCATTTGTTCCGGCTGTGCTTGAGAAGGACAGGAAGGCTGTACCTGCAGAAATGAATCCTGATGCACAGTTCAATAATGAGAATGGTGATCACACTAAAATGAAATGTGCTAAGGGTGGACACTTGGAGAAACAACTAGTAGTGAAAGAACCATCTAGGCGATCAACACACAAATCTGTTGCCCCACATGTGATTGAGAAAGAAATTAAGGGTTTACAAGAAGAATCAAAGTCTGAAGTTCCTGTGAGCACATCTGTGCGTAAACTATCTTGTCCTAACGCGGTTGATAAGGAGAGCAAGGATCACAGAGAAATTGTCCCTCATGCGATTGAGAAAGACATTAAGGGTTCTCAAGAAGAATCGAAGTCAGATGTTCCTGTGAGGACATCAGTGCGTAAACCGGCTGGTCCTAATGCGGTTGATAAGGAGATTAAGGATCACAGTGAAATTGTCAGGAGGGAAGAGTCAAGTGTTCGCACAAGAAGCGCACAAACAAAACTCCAACGTTCTGTTCAGAATGATGCGAGTCTGCGGCAAACAAGACACAGATCTTCGAAGCTAGCGATATCACCGCTACCGTCAAAGCCAACAGCTTCAAAGGGAAGACCTGCAAAGAGGAGTAGAACAGCATCTTTGGAAGAAGtcatgcctgctgaagagcagaagGAAGACCAAATTGCTTATGGTAGCCACACGAGTGATATGATTGATGTTGCCAGTAGTGCTAATAGCTTGGAAAGTGGGGTGCTGCCTTCCCCAGCTGAAAAATCTGATTTGCGTGACGCACAGCTTAACACTCAGCTGGAGGGCACAGTCGTTGAATCCAGCATCAGCCATGGTAAAGATGGTAGTAACATTCTGGAGTTCGAGCTTGAGAGCACAGTAGTAG GTACCACTGAGAAGCCTCCGTCCGATTTAGCTATTCCGGACTGTACACATGTAGGTGCTTTATCTGAGGAAGCCCTGGACTCAATAGAAAATGCTGCTGCAAGGTGCTCACCAGTTCTTGAACAATCACCCACTGGGCTACAGTTCCTATTCTCACAGGGAAACATAGAAGAACCTGATACACATAACACTAGTCCATTTTTTAAAAATGTCATGGAAGAATCAGATGTTCACAAGGTTGAGCGTCAAGTTGAAACAGTTGTTTCATTAAAACCTTGCTCATATCAAGGCTCTGATGAATATTCAATCAGAGTCGAAGAAAGTGGAGGTTTAATGTTTTCGTCTCAGCAAAACAATGAACAAGAAG GATTTTCAGTGTCCACCCTCAGAAAAGATTGGGTTGCATCTGTTCAGTTGGATTCGTCAGAGGATGTGCATCATACAGTAAG GGATATTACTAGAAAGGACGTGATCTGCAACGAGGAAGAGAAAACGGACTTTATTCCTTCAGACATTAATGCTCCCCATGAGAAATCACATGCGGATAAACCTG CTGAGCACGTCTCTGGTGTTAGTGGAGCTCTATTTTGCATTTCACAGAGCACCACTGTTGTTGATGAAGTAAATTCGGATTCTTCACTGCTAGAATCAGTGGATGCTTTAGATAATCAGATAGCATCTTCTAATACTGAAGGGCTTCAACAGGATAATATAGAGGAATGCAATCTACACAATGCAAGAGTCACGGAAGACATCCATGCAAGTGTCATGTTTGAAGCTGCACAGGTTGCTGTACCAGAAAGTGGAAAAATGCTGCAGCCAGATGTAGAAACATTAGTATTGCCAGATGAGCAGCTTAAGCACAAGCTGGAGGGTGATGATCACGAAGTACAAAGCTTTAGCCGCGGTGAAGATGAATCTCCAAAACAATCTACATCATGTGAGGATCAAAGCTTTTTAGGGTCAG GTATTTGTCAAACTGTTTCGCGAAGGTATACAGATGTAGTTTGTGTCAAGGATCATAAAGATGACTGCAATCAACACAGTGAAGGTCAACTTACTTTAGGCAACCTAGAAAGTGACATGTCTGAACCTGCACTTGATGAACGATCTGAAAGTGGAATGTCAGTGCTCCGAGCTGAAGAAACATCACCATTTCCAGATGAGCAGCTTAACACCAAGCTGGAGGGCAACACAGAACAAAGCCTTATCTGTGATAAAGACAGCAGCAATGTTTCTCTCACTGAATTTTTGGGAAACAATCATCTGTCTAGCTTGAAGGACCCTACAATGGATCCTTGCCATGACCAGGAGCTCCCAAATGACATGCCTGCACCTAAATCTCCTGAAGAATCTGCAGTTTTTCTGGATGACAAAGTCTCGGGTTCAGTGCAAAACCTTAGGTGTGATAAAGATGGTAGCATCGTCTCTGACACTGGATCTTTGGGAAACAAGAATCTGTCCAGCATGAAGGACCCTTCAATGGATCCTTGCCATGTCCAGGAACTCCCCTGTGGCCCTTCAATGGATCCTTGCCATGACCAGGAACTACCCGGGGACATGCCTGCACCTAAATCTCCTGACGAATTTGCAGTTTCTATGGATGAGAGAGTCTCTGGTTCAGTAG GGATTTGTCAAATTAGTGCGAGCATAGGCAAAGGAAACCACATTGCTATGGATCCCCACCATACCGTGAAGCAAGTGGATAACCTGAACCAATCTGCAGCTGCCTTGCTGAGAAACATGGAGAACACACCTTGTAAGCCTGATGCTCTTGAGCCTAGCAGTGATCACTTGTTTGTGATTGATCCATCAACACCTATGGAGCCTCTACTGACGGAAGCAGGACTTAAAGTGGGCAGTCCTGACAAGAAACTACCTATGGAGCAGGTTCAGCAAGATGATTTACAAGTGCAAGAAG GTACCGTAGAGAAGACACCAGAGTGTAAACATGAATGTGTATCACCTGATAAAGCAGGACCACACTCATTGAAGAATGAGGGATATCCATCAAGTATTGAACAATCATTATTTGATCAGCAGTCCCTTTCTTCGCAGGAGGATGTACAAGTACAGGAAG ATACCCTAGAGAAGACAGCACTAGGTTCAACTACACCAGAGTGTAAAGATGAATATGGATTTCCTGATGAAGCAGATCCACACTCATTGAAGAACAAGAGAGGTTCATTGATTGTTGAACAATCACCATGTAGTCTGCCGACCCTTTTCACGCAGGAAAGTGTAGAAGAACGCAGTGAATGTGTTGTCCTTTCTTCAGCAAGAGTTCAGGCTGAAAATGGAGTTTGTGAGTCAAATCCTGGTTCAGACCATGATACTAGTGCGGACTTTCGTGCAGTTTCCAAAAGTGAAGATTGTTTGGATACTTCTCAGCAAGATAATGAAAATGAAG GATTATCGGAGGCTAGTCATGAACAAGATGATTTCCATGTACAAGAAG GTACCGTGGAGAAGACAACACTAGGTTCAGATTTACCAGAGTGTAAACATGAATTTGGATTACCTGCTGAAGCAGAACCCCACTCATTGATGAATCAGAGATCAAGTATTGAGCAATCGGCATTTGGTCCGCAGTCCCTTATCTTAAAGGAGGAAGGACAAG GCACTGTAGAGAAGAAAGCAGTAGATTCAGCTACACCAGAGTGTAAACATGAATGTGTATCACCTGATAAAGCAGGACCACACTCATTGAAGAATGAAAGATATCCAGCAAGTATTGCACAATCATCGTTTGATCTGCAGCCCTTTTCCTTGCAGGATGATGTACAAGTACATGAAG GTACCCTAGAGAAGACAGCACTAGGTTCAGCTACACCAGAGTGTAAAGATGAATATGGATTTCCTGATGAAGCAGATCCGCACTCATTGAAGAATGAGAGAGGTTCATTAGGTGTTGAACAACCACTTAGTTTGCCGGCCTTTTTCTCACAGGAAAGCATAGAAGAACCCAGTGAATGTATTGCCCTTTCTTCAGCAAGTGTTCAGGCTGAAACTGGAGTTAATGAGTCAAAACCTGGTTTAGACCATGATACCAGTGTAGATTTTAGTACAGTTTCCAAAAGTGAAGATTGTCTGGTTACTTCTCAGCAAGATAATGAAAATGAAG AATTAATGAAGGCTAGTCATCAACAAGAGCAGGTGGCAACTGGTCAGCTAGATTTGGAGGCTGCAAGTATCATGGA GGACGTTGATTCTGAGGAAGTAGCCTATGATGAAGAAAATAAGAAGCCTGTTCATCCTACAGACATTAATTCTTCGTGTCAAAAAATAAATGTCAGCGGACCTG TTGAGCATGCTTCTGGTCTTGGTGATGCTTTATTGAGCCCCTCACTAATTGCTTGTACCGATGACAGTGATGTGCATCTGAGTTCTAATCCTTGCCTGTTTGAATCAACTGATTTCCCGAATGAAATAGATTGGTCCAATACCGAGGCTTTGCAGCAGGGTCTCAAAAAGCAGCAATGCGATGAGCTAAAGGAATACCAAGTTCCTTTTGGAGCCGGTAATGATATGATTGAAGCTGGCACAAAAGACATAGACAGTGGAGTTCCACCACTTCGAGCTGAAGAAACATCAAATATGCGAGACGAGCAGCTTAACACTAAGCTGCCGCGCACAGAAGTTGTGGAATTTGGTCTTAGCTGTGACAAAGGCAGTAATAATTATATAGATACTGAATCTGTGTTGAACAGTGTTTGTACAAATATTCCGTCGGATTTCAGTTTACCAACGGATTGTTCCACAGATGATTACCAGCAAATGGAGCTCTTTGAAGGCCCTGCTGAACAAAAATCTCCCAAAGATGCTTCTGTATGCTGGGAGGACAGTGATCCAAGAGCAGTGTCAGCTACCATTGAGAAGCCTTCACCTTCATTTGATTTAGCAATTCCAGATTTTAAACATGAAGGTGCTCTATCAGTGGAAGCAGTGTACTCAATGAAGAATGACACTGAAAGCTGTTCACGAGATCACAGACGATCGTCCATTGGGCTTCATCACTTGTTCTCGCAGGAGTCATTTAAAGGACCAGATGTGCATGATGATCTTGTGCTTCCAAGTACTGAGGATGAAGATGATTCCAACACTCGCCATGCTGAAAAAATGGTTTCTTCAGAACCTGATTCACATCAAGGGTCTCCTGTAGATTTAAGTATAGTTGAAGAAATTAAGGGTTTGTTTTCATCTGAGAGAGACGATGAACAAG GATTCCTGAGTTCCGGCCACAAAACAGGATGTATTGGATCTGCCCGGTTGGATTCATCAGAGGATTGTAATCTTGTGAAAAG GGATATTAATACTGAGGTGATCTGCAAGGAGGAAGAGAAACAGGAACTTGTTCCTTCTTCTGACACTCGCACCCTTCATGAAACATCAATTACTGATGAACCTG ATGAACAGAAAATAACCCTGCTGCAAGCTGCGGAAACATCGGCTTCAGCAGATAAGCAGCTTAGCTCCGAGCTGGAGGAGGATGAATTTAAGGAACACAACTTTAGTAGTGAAGAAACGATTGGCATATTTGGTGTTGGATCGGTGAAGGGTAATCTATTCCATTTACATGAGGACTCTCATACCAATCCTATCCAGGGAAAGGAGCTCCCAGATAACCTATCTGCACCCAAATCTCCTGAACAATCCACGTTTGGGCAGGCTGAGAGTCTTTTGGGATCAG GCATTTGTCAGGCTGTCGTTCAAAGGAGTACAGAAGAAATCAACACCAAGCTCCAACATGAGCGTAAAGAGGAATGCA AAACATCTTCATTGCCAGATGAGCAATTTGGCCCTGAGCTCAAGTGCGATGAATTTGAGGAACCTGACCGTAGTTATGATGAAGATGCAAGCTACTTATTTGGTTCTGGGTCTCTGAAGAACAATGTACCCAATCTGGGTCATAAGGAGGAATACTATGAGCACAGTGATGATCCAGCCATACTATCAGGTGGCATGCCCAAGCCCTCACCAATTAGAGAATCAGAAAGTGGAGTGGCACTGCAGCCAGCTGAAGAAACACCAGCATTGACAAATGAGCACCTTAACTTTGAGATGGAGGAACTGGGCCTTTGCATTAGTGACATGTCTGATACTGGATTAATGGAGAACAACAATCTATCTTGCTTGTCCAAAGACACTTATATGGAAACGTGGAACGAAGATGAGATTTCAATTGGCACACCTGCAGCTAAATCTCCAGGAGAATCTGCAGTTTGCCCAGATGACAGGGTTCCTGGGTCAGTAG GAATCTGCCAAACTAGTGGGCGACGACGCATAGATGAAATTAGCACAAAGTTGCTGAGCTTCAAAATTTCGAGTGCAGTCAAAGGAAATTACATTGCCATGGACTCTGCTGATGACCCGAAGCAAGGTGACAACCTGAGTCCGGCTGCTTTGCCAGGGAACTGGGAGAATGTTCATGCAGCCAAAGCAGATAATCCTGCAAAGCAAAACAGTGACTGCTCGGTTGCGATGGACTCCTCAAGCTGA